Genomic window (Neurospora crassa OR74A linkage group VI, whole genome shotgun sequence):
GAGGTTCGTTTTGGCTGCCTCCTCCTGGATTAGTTTGCCAGTACGGGAGGAGCCGGTGAAGGAAATGGCGCGCACGTCCATGTGGCGGGCGAGGCAGCGGCCGGAGGGAAGGCCGTGGCCGGAGAGGATGTTGAAGACGCCAGGCGGGAAACCGGCCTTGGCGACAAGCTCGGCGGCGTAGGCGACGGCGAGGGGAGCCTTCTCGGAGGACTTGAGGACCACAGTGTTACCCGTGATcaaagcggcggcggccttggtaGCGAAGAAGTACAGGGGCGCGTTCCAGGGGATGATGCAGGCAGCGACGCCAAAGGGCTGGCGGAAAGTCATGGTCACGTAGCCGGGCGTGTTGACGCTGGACTGGCCCTGGATGTGCGGCCATGCTTCGGCAAAGTAGTCGAGCTCATCGGCGCCGAAGTCAGCGTGGAAGAAGTGGTTGACGGGCACGCCCATGGAGATGGCctcgaggtggtggagggtcGACTTGTGCTCACGGATCAAGGCGGCAAGCTTCTTGAGGTAGGCACCGCGCTTGGCAGGGTCGAGGGCGGCCCATCCAGGTTGTGCTGCTTTTGCCGCAGCAACAGCACGGTTGGTATCGTCTTCAGTGGCCTCAGGGACCTTGCACGACATCTCGCCGGTGGCCGGGTTGACGACGTTAAAGGTGCCCTTGTCGGAAGCTTCGACGAACTAGCAGTTGGGTGTTGTTAGCCTTACTCGGTCATCTGAGTATGACAAGAGTAACCTACCTCGCCGTTGATGAGCAGCCTCGGCTGGAACTCAACACCGTTGATGTTTACTGAAGTCGACATCTTGGATGGTGTATATGGGTGAAGCTCGTGATCGAGGTGGATTGATAACTGACGGCTCGATATTGGATTCCTGCAATGTCGAGATGGTCGTGCCG
Coding sequences:
- a CDS encoding aldehyde dehydrogenase; the encoded protein is MSTSVNINGVEFQPRLLINGEFVEASDKGTFNVVNPATGEMSCKVPEATEDDTNRAVAAAKAAQPGWAALDPAKRGAYLKKLAALIREHKSTLHHLEAISMGVPVNHFFHADFGADELDYFAEAWPHIQGQSSVNTPGYVTMTFRQPFGVAACIIPWNAPLYFFATKAAAALITGNTVVLKSSEKAPLAVAYAAELVAKAGFPPGVFNILSGHGLPSGRCLARHMDVRAISFTGSSRTGKLIQEEAAKTNLKSVTLELGGKSPAIIFDDANIEQALTDTMSSIVLNAGQVCIANSRVYVQKSVAPKFIEAFTKRMATIRGGNPLDPQTQMGPQADEIQYKNILSYIEEGKKSGKLAVGGKGQLDERKGYFVEPTVFLDTPEDAKIMKEEIFGPVLNINTFETEEEVVAKANDTEYGLWAAVFTNDLSRAMRMAKALESGYVSINCSSPSIGRDLPFGGYKGSGQGREGRLHSMNHFLEIKSVIIKLDEKASLQWNM